A DNA window from Oryctolagus cuniculus chromosome 21, mOryCun1.1, whole genome shotgun sequence contains the following coding sequences:
- the RILPL2 gene encoding RILP-like protein 2 isoform X2: protein MEEPPVRDEEEEDGEGDEAGPEGALGKSPSQLTAEDVYDISYVVGRELMALGSDPRVTQLQFKIVRVLELLEALVSEGNLTAEALRLERDSLRAEVAGLRRELPPARGEELRDVLQERNKLKSQLLVVQEELQCYKSGLMPARESPGRRRGKDAVTPGASSSKEEKTIMRKLFSFRSGKQI, encoded by the exons ATGGAGGAGCCCCCAGTGCGCGACGAGGAAGAGGAGGACGGCGAGGGGGACGAGGCCGGGCCCGAGGGGGCGCTGGGGAAGAGCCCCTCGCAGCTGACCGCGGAGGACGTGTACGACATCTCCTACGTGGTGGGCCGCGAGCTGATGGCCCTGGGCAGCGACCCCCGGGTGACGCAGTTGCAGTTCAAAATCGTGCGCGTCCTGGAGTTGCTGGAGGCGCTGGTGAGCGAGGGCAATCTGACGGCGGAGGCGCTGCGCCTGGAGCGGGACAGCCTGCGGGCGGAGGTGGCCGGGCTGCGCCGGGAGCTGCCCCCGGCTCGCGGGGAG GAGCTGCGGGACGTGTTGCAGGAGCGCAACAAGCTCAAGTCGCAGCTGCTGGTGGTGCAGGAGGAGCTGCAGTGCTACAAGAG TGGCCTGATGCCAGCACGAGAAAGCCCAGGACGGAGAAGGGGGAAGGATGCCGTGACTCCTGGTGCCAGCAGTAGCAAGGAGGAGAAGACCATCATGCGGAAACT GTTCTCTTTCCGGTCCGGGAAGCAGATCTAA
- the RILPL2 gene encoding RILP-like protein 2 isoform X1, whose product MEEPPVRDEEEEDGEGDEAGPEGALGKSPSQLTAEDVYDISYVVGRELMALGSDPRVTQLQFKIVRVLELLEALVSEGNLTAEALRLERDSLRAEVAGLRRELPPARGEVPLGPDKMVVDLTDPNRPRFTLQELRDVLQERNKLKSQLLVVQEELQCYKSGLMPARESPGRRRGKDAVTPGASSSKEEKTIMRKLFSFRSGKQI is encoded by the exons ATGGAGGAGCCCCCAGTGCGCGACGAGGAAGAGGAGGACGGCGAGGGGGACGAGGCCGGGCCCGAGGGGGCGCTGGGGAAGAGCCCCTCGCAGCTGACCGCGGAGGACGTGTACGACATCTCCTACGTGGTGGGCCGCGAGCTGATGGCCCTGGGCAGCGACCCCCGGGTGACGCAGTTGCAGTTCAAAATCGTGCGCGTCCTGGAGTTGCTGGAGGCGCTGGTGAGCGAGGGCAATCTGACGGCGGAGGCGCTGCGCCTGGAGCGGGACAGCCTGCGGGCGGAGGTGGCCGGGCTGCGCCGGGAGCTGCCCCCGGCTCGCGGGGAG GTGCCCCTGGGACCGGACAAAATGGTGGTCGACCTGACGGATCCCAACCGGCCCCGCTTCACCCTGCAGGAGCTGCGGGACGTGTTGCAGGAGCGCAACAAGCTCAAGTCGCAGCTGCTGGTGGTGCAGGAGGAGCTGCAGTGCTACAAGAG TGGCCTGATGCCAGCACGAGAAAGCCCAGGACGGAGAAGGGGGAAGGATGCCGTGACTCCTGGTGCCAGCAGTAGCAAGGAGGAGAAGACCATCATGCGGAAACT GTTCTCTTTCCGGTCCGGGAAGCAGATCTAA